A portion of the Acidisarcina polymorpha genome contains these proteins:
- a CDS encoding multiheme c-type cytochrome, whose amino-acid sequence MKSVANQSLVLVLLAAAGVLAAAPVLTAGARPPNTISGGESTPSHLKEPGWWPTKTDSNPKDYAGSEACAGCHEREAGTQRNTSMALAASRVMDTQVLRATANIVLDTPPFVTTISRDKKGSTYTTTRGGEAVAGQILWALGNGTMGRTFILESGGSLFESQLSYYTMIHGLDITPGHVRALPGDLNGAFGLRVSVETAQKCFGCHTTMSSVRRQFEPGHAIPGVTCEACHGPGAKHVAAMRLGRVEEGRAAILNPSSFDPQKLVDYCGACHRTTLDVAAAKDYVPINVRFQPYRLEKSRCWRAPDPRIACTGCHDPHEEVVHSANAYDSKCLGCHALKAPAAAPSFDHAAGKAAACTVGSSQCPSCHMPKYSVPAMHGSFTDHDIRIVRPGDPYPL is encoded by the coding sequence ATGAAGTCAGTCGCCAACCAATCTCTGGTGCTCGTGCTGCTGGCCGCAGCAGGGGTGCTTGCAGCTGCGCCGGTCCTGACAGCGGGCGCGCGCCCGCCGAACACGATCTCAGGCGGGGAGTCAACGCCTTCCCATCTAAAAGAGCCGGGTTGGTGGCCAACTAAGACGGACTCCAACCCTAAGGATTACGCGGGCAGCGAAGCTTGCGCGGGATGCCATGAGCGGGAGGCTGGCACTCAACGAAACACCTCGATGGCATTGGCGGCGTCCAGGGTCATGGACACACAGGTGCTTCGCGCCACCGCAAACATCGTCCTTGATACACCGCCCTTTGTAACGACTATCTCGAGGGACAAGAAGGGCAGCACCTATACAACCACTCGGGGAGGCGAAGCGGTTGCTGGACAGATCCTTTGGGCCCTGGGCAACGGCACAATGGGACGGACCTTCATTCTGGAGTCGGGCGGCAGCCTATTTGAGAGCCAGCTGAGTTATTACACAATGATTCACGGTCTCGACATCACTCCCGGCCATGTCCGTGCCCTACCTGGCGATTTGAATGGAGCTTTCGGTTTGCGGGTGAGTGTCGAAACAGCCCAGAAGTGTTTTGGCTGCCATACGACGATGTCCTCGGTGCGAAGACAGTTCGAACCGGGACACGCCATCCCTGGCGTCACATGCGAAGCCTGTCATGGGCCCGGTGCAAAACACGTAGCCGCCATGCGGCTAGGCAGGGTCGAGGAGGGACGGGCGGCGATCCTTAACCCCAGCAGCTTCGACCCGCAGAAACTGGTCGACTATTGCGGAGCTTGCCATCGTACGACTTTAGATGTCGCGGCGGCTAAGGATTATGTTCCGATCAATGTTCGCTTTCAGCCATATCGTCTGGAGAAGAGCCGCTGCTGGCGCGCACCTGACCCGCGGATCGCTTGCACGGGATGTCACGACCCTCATGAAGAGGTGGTGCATTCGGCCAATGCTTACGATTCCAAGTGTCTCGGCTGTCATGCATTGAAAGCTCCCGCAGCCGCACCATCCTTCGATCACGCTGCGGGCAAGGCTGCAGCATGCACGGTGGGCTCCTCGCAATGCCCATCCTGCCATATGCCCAAATACAGCGTTCCGGCGATGCATGGCTCCTTCACCGACCATGACATCCGCATCGTTCGTCCTGGCGACCCGTACCCTCTGTAA
- a CDS encoding YkgJ family cysteine cluster protein: MDGQVGGLPDPKKCNRAMHNCDAVLLNHAAPNREFFGPMSLNPNSTSSDSQLLQIVDASLLAAARKSGPWLVCKPGCWQCCIGVFAINQLDAERLRKGLLDLESTDPDRARRVRERAVASVEKISPGFPGDPVTGLLNQTPDAEAQFESFANDEICPVLDPVTGSCDLYASRPMTCRVFGPPVRSEDGLGVCELCYHGATPEEIAACEMVPDPDDLESQLLDQAERNNGVRGETVVAFALLRPSCS, encoded by the coding sequence ATGGACGGGCAGGTCGGCGGCTTGCCCGATCCCAAGAAATGCAATCGTGCAATGCATAACTGCGACGCTGTTCTCTTGAATCATGCTGCCCCCAACCGCGAGTTCTTCGGCCCTATGTCGCTTAATCCGAATTCAACTTCCTCCGATTCCCAGTTACTTCAAATCGTCGATGCGTCTCTGTTAGCGGCTGCCCGAAAGAGCGGTCCATGGTTGGTGTGCAAACCCGGATGCTGGCAGTGCTGCATTGGAGTCTTTGCCATCAACCAGCTTGACGCTGAACGATTGAGAAAAGGCTTGCTTGATCTTGAATCTACCGATCCTGATCGCGCGCGAAGGGTGCGCGAGCGAGCAGTCGCGTCTGTAGAGAAAATCAGTCCCGGCTTTCCCGGAGATCCAGTTACTGGTCTGCTCAACCAGACTCCGGATGCCGAGGCGCAGTTCGAATCGTTTGCGAACGATGAGATATGTCCCGTCCTCGATCCCGTGACTGGAAGCTGTGATCTCTATGCATCCCGGCCTATGACTTGCCGGGTCTTCGGGCCCCCCGTCCGCTCCGAAGACGGACTCGGTGTTTGCGAACTCTGTTATCACGGAGCGACCCCTGAGGAAATCGCCGCTTGTGAAATGGTGCCCGATCCTGATGACCTCGAATCGCAATTACTCGATCAGGCTGAACGCAACAATGGAGTGCGCGGCGAAACGGTAGTGGCTTTCGCCTTGTTGCGCCCGTCGTGCTCTTGA
- a CDS encoding APC family permease produces MLTFISFWRAAAIVLNDLGSSAFYAGGIAEQAVGKAAPWFILGVMLFSFAVRAVYVESCSMFTRGGVYRVVKEALGGTFAKLSVSALMFDYILTGPISGVSAGQYITGLLNELMTVAANHRWLPDAMLAAGHAAPQLPMNATSAVFAIVVTLYYWWLNIKGIEESSDKALDVMKITTVMVVILLGWGCFSALHNGATLPPPPIPSNLHFSTDSLGFLKNIKFTAGFGLFGILMAFGHSVLAMSGEESLAQVNREIEHPKLRNLKRAAIVIAIYSFIFTGMASLLAVMLIPDYPRTHVYQDNLIAGLAMYMVGPEVLRIIFRVFVVIVGFLILSGAINTSIIGSTGVLMRVAEDGVLTDWFRRPHPKFGTSYRIVNLVAGFQLFTIIVTRGNVITLGEAYAFGVIWSFTFNSLAMLVLRWKYKGERGWKVPPNIHIGKHEVPIGLISVFMVLLSIAIVNLFTKSVATESGIAFAAAFFVIFSISEHRNKAKHASTERQMKEHFQLEHEDTISREALQINPGSVMVTMRDAVNPFALKWALSRTNTDEQDIVVLTARMMGAGGPEFLEASDQSFSEHEQMLFTKAVSVAESFGKHISLLVVPAGDVFAALVQTANSLEASAVVSGLSSKLTAQEQAFHMGHAWEALPEPKRQFTFYIVMPNGDAEAFNIGPHAPALQTDDVQLVHRLWLNFRREQDMQGLHHSDIVTYALTRLATEYARDKQETLKNLRRYATDGSKPASLTAAPSSEARTGYAIRAPKPPNGPEDPL; encoded by the coding sequence ATGCTTACCTTTATCTCCTTCTGGCGGGCTGCCGCGATCGTGCTCAACGATCTTGGCTCTTCGGCTTTTTATGCCGGCGGTATCGCCGAGCAGGCAGTCGGCAAAGCCGCCCCCTGGTTCATCCTGGGCGTCATGCTTTTTTCCTTTGCGGTGCGGGCCGTGTATGTCGAGAGTTGCTCGATGTTCACCCGGGGCGGCGTTTACCGCGTGGTCAAAGAAGCGCTCGGCGGCACCTTCGCGAAGTTGAGCGTTTCGGCGTTGATGTTCGACTACATCCTCACCGGTCCTATCTCGGGCGTCTCCGCCGGCCAGTACATCACCGGGCTGCTCAACGAGTTAATGACGGTTGCCGCAAATCATCGTTGGCTGCCTGACGCCATGTTGGCCGCCGGGCATGCGGCGCCGCAGCTGCCCATGAATGCGACCTCGGCAGTCTTCGCGATCGTCGTCACCCTCTACTACTGGTGGCTGAACATCAAGGGAATCGAGGAGTCCAGCGACAAGGCGCTAGACGTCATGAAGATTACCACCGTCATGGTGGTGATCCTCCTCGGCTGGGGCTGTTTCTCCGCGCTTCATAATGGCGCCACACTGCCGCCGCCTCCGATTCCGTCCAATCTACATTTCTCGACCGACTCGCTTGGCTTCCTCAAGAACATCAAGTTCACTGCCGGCTTCGGACTCTTCGGTATCCTGATGGCCTTCGGCCACTCCGTGCTGGCCATGAGCGGCGAGGAATCGCTCGCTCAGGTCAATCGCGAGATTGAACACCCGAAGCTTCGCAATCTCAAGCGAGCTGCGATTGTCATTGCAATCTACAGCTTCATCTTCACTGGTATGGCATCGCTGCTCGCCGTGATGTTGATTCCGGACTATCCGCGGACCCACGTCTATCAAGATAATCTGATCGCCGGACTTGCCATGTACATGGTCGGCCCTGAGGTGCTCCGCATTATCTTCCGGGTCTTTGTCGTGATCGTAGGTTTCCTGATCCTGTCCGGAGCCATTAACACCTCGATCATCGGATCTACCGGTGTCTTGATGCGAGTCGCCGAGGACGGTGTGCTGACTGACTGGTTTCGCCGCCCTCACCCGAAGTTCGGAACCAGCTACCGGATCGTCAATCTGGTGGCGGGCTTTCAGCTCTTCACCATCATCGTGACTCGCGGCAACGTCATTACGCTGGGCGAGGCGTATGCCTTTGGCGTGATCTGGAGCTTCACCTTTAACAGCCTTGCCATGTTAGTGCTCCGCTGGAAGTACAAGGGAGAGCGCGGTTGGAAGGTGCCACCCAACATTCACATAGGGAAGCATGAAGTCCCCATCGGACTGATCTCGGTGTTCATGGTGCTGCTCTCCATCGCCATCGTGAATTTGTTTACGAAGAGTGTCGCCACGGAAAGCGGAATAGCATTCGCAGCAGCATTCTTCGTGATCTTCTCGATATCGGAACACCGCAACAAGGCGAAGCACGCCTCGACCGAGCGCCAGATGAAGGAGCACTTTCAGCTCGAGCACGAAGACACTATCAGCCGCGAAGCGCTCCAGATTAATCCCGGAAGCGTCATGGTCACGATGCGCGATGCCGTGAATCCTTTTGCTTTAAAGTGGGCGCTCTCCCGAACCAATACCGATGAGCAGGACATCGTCGTGCTTACCGCGCGCATGATGGGCGCCGGTGGTCCTGAGTTTCTAGAAGCCTCAGACCAGTCTTTCAGTGAACACGAACAAATGTTGTTTACTAAAGCAGTCTCTGTCGCAGAGAGCTTCGGCAAACACATTTCTCTGCTGGTCGTTCCCGCAGGCGACGTCTTTGCGGCCCTGGTGCAGACGGCTAACTCGCTCGAAGCTTCCGCCGTCGTTTCTGGTCTGTCGAGCAAATTGACGGCACAGGAGCAGGCCTTCCATATGGGCCACGCATGGGAGGCGCTGCCCGAGCCCAAGCGGCAGTTTACCTTCTACATCGTGATGCCCAACGGCGACGCCGAAGCCTTTAACATCGGGCCACACGCGCCGGCCTTACAGACAGACGATGTCCAGCTCGTGCATAGGTTGTGGCTGAACTTCCGTCGCGAACAAGATATGCAAGGCTTGCATCACAGCGACATCGTGACCTATGCCTTGACCCGCCTGGCCACAGAGTATGCGCGCGATAAGCAGGAGACGCTGAAGAATCTTCGCCGCTACGCAACTGACGGCAGTAAACCTGCAAGCTTGACGGCCGCACCGTCGTCCGAGGCCCGGACCGGTTATGCAATCCGTGCGCCTAAACCACCCAACGGTCCCGAAGATCCGCTATAG
- the lnt gene encoding apolipoprotein N-acyltransferase, which yields MPKFFAHRLLTNPWIWGLLSAILLDLPFPVAGPMPPWRGAISWFALTPVLWALLTPDNVARKDYLRRSALGGYICGVAWYLLNCYWIYATMHTYGGIGPLASAGILLLYSLVLGLYFGVFGFLVALARQASGKTISVLLLAPIFWVALEFAASRITQVPWDQLGYSQVDNFVLIRLAPFTGVYGISFILMLGNAMITMALLACPAGRRLRLGLAALLFAGGLQLGIFLTPPPSPVVATAVLLQQNLDVTYSNDWSGPEWDRHTAEFEAMSLKACGPYFAGMPEPHPVLITPACPTPSPLPDLIAWPESPSPFREADPRFQRLMADLSNKAKSPAVIGNIGVWQNGAKTEIFNSAEFVAPDGRFLGRYDKIHLVPFGEYVPYKGLISFAGTLTQGVSDFSRGGVRKVFRSDGHTFGVFICYEAVFADEIRHFARNGAEVFVNISDDGWYGDTSAPWQHFNMARMRAIENHRWILRATNSGVTAAVDPLGRVTQSAPRHVLTSLAAGYGYRSDVTFYSQHGDVFAILCAIIAIAAAAWSLRHINVERRQVVLHPK from the coding sequence ATGCCCAAGTTTTTTGCCCATCGTTTGTTGACGAATCCGTGGATCTGGGGACTTCTCTCCGCGATCCTCCTAGACCTTCCCTTTCCGGTTGCCGGTCCGATGCCTCCATGGAGAGGGGCGATTTCCTGGTTTGCGTTAACGCCAGTGTTATGGGCGCTGCTGACTCCTGACAATGTAGCGCGGAAGGATTACCTTCGGCGGAGCGCCCTGGGCGGCTATATCTGCGGGGTGGCCTGGTATTTGCTTAATTGCTACTGGATCTATGCCACCATGCATACCTATGGGGGAATAGGCCCGCTCGCCTCCGCTGGGATTCTGCTGCTTTACAGCCTGGTACTCGGACTCTACTTCGGAGTCTTTGGATTTCTGGTGGCTCTCGCGCGTCAAGCGTCCGGCAAGACGATATCAGTGTTGCTGCTCGCGCCGATTTTCTGGGTGGCTCTGGAGTTCGCTGCTTCCCGCATCACCCAGGTTCCGTGGGACCAGCTGGGCTACTCCCAGGTAGATAACTTTGTGCTGATCCGGCTCGCTCCGTTCACCGGAGTTTATGGCATTTCATTCATCCTGATGCTGGGCAACGCGATGATCACCATGGCATTGCTGGCCTGCCCGGCGGGCCGCCGGCTTCGACTCGGCCTGGCCGCGCTGCTCTTCGCCGGCGGTCTGCAGCTTGGCATCTTTTTGACGCCACCCCCTTCGCCGGTCGTCGCCACGGCGGTTCTGCTGCAGCAGAATCTTGACGTTACCTATAGCAATGATTGGTCGGGGCCGGAGTGGGACAGGCACACCGCTGAATTCGAAGCGATGAGCCTCAAGGCGTGCGGGCCCTACTTTGCCGGAATGCCGGAACCTCATCCGGTGCTCATCACTCCTGCTTGTCCGACGCCGTCTCCGCTCCCGGATCTGATTGCGTGGCCGGAGTCACCATCGCCCTTTCGCGAGGCCGATCCACGCTTCCAGAGATTGATGGCCGATCTCTCCAATAAAGCAAAATCGCCGGCGGTGATCGGAAATATTGGCGTCTGGCAAAACGGCGCCAAAACTGAAATTTTCAACTCCGCGGAGTTTGTCGCGCCGGATGGCCGGTTTCTCGGCCGCTACGACAAGATTCATCTAGTACCGTTCGGTGAATATGTTCCTTACAAGGGCCTTATCTCATTTGCCGGCACTCTGACGCAGGGAGTGAGCGATTTCTCGCGCGGCGGAGTGCGAAAAGTTTTTCGCTCAGACGGGCATACCTTTGGAGTGTTCATTTGCTATGAGGCTGTCTTTGCGGATGAAATCCGCCACTTCGCGAGGAACGGCGCGGAGGTCTTCGTCAACATCTCCGACGACGGATGGTACGGCGACACCAGCGCGCCGTGGCAGCATTTCAACATGGCGCGGATGCGGGCGATCGAGAATCATCGATGGATTTTGCGCGCCACCAACTCCGGCGTCACCGCCGCCGTCGATCCGTTGGGGCGAGTGACGCAAAGTGCGCCGCGTCATGTTCTTACCTCCCTGGCAGCCGGTTATGGCTATCGCAGCGATGTCACCTTCTACTCCCAGCATGGCGACGTCTTTGCGATCCTCTGTGCCATAATCGCAATAGCTGCTGCGGCGTGGTCGCTTCGTCATATCAACGTCGAGCGGCGGCAGGTTGTCCTTCATCCGAAGTAA
- the prfB gene encoding peptide chain release factor 2 (programmed frameshift), which translates to MLNELEFAYAPIREKVVGLREYLDPAKLHRDLAALEVKLSDPNLWSNPAQSQPLMRERKRLEAMLADDAELARRSGDVDAYFELAREGENVEADLERDITSLSGFVEAMETRTMLSSETDPLNAILTVHPGAGGTESQDWADMLLRMYLRWAERQGFKTEINDYQDGEEAGIKSATITITGEFAFGQLSGETGIHRLVRISPFDQAKRRHTSFASVFVSPEIDDSIEIDIKPDDIRIDTYRSGGKGGQHVNTTDSAVRITHIPTNIVTQCQNERSQHKNKEKAMKMLRSRLYEFELEKKREISRKLEDSKLDIKFGSQIRSYVLQPYRIAKDHRTKVEFGDVDRVLDGYLEPFIRGYLLMRRDGGPSGVDASDDLE; encoded by the exons ATGTTGAACGAACTCGAATTCGCTTACGCTCCCATTCGCGAAAAAGTCGTTGGCCTGCGGGAGTATCTT GACCCGGCCAAGCTACACCGCGATCTAGCGGCCCTCGAAGTCAAACTTTCTGACCCAAATCTCTGGTCGAATCCCGCACAATCGCAGCCGCTTATGCGCGAACGCAAGCGCCTCGAGGCAATGCTCGCCGACGATGCCGAACTGGCGCGCCGCAGCGGCGATGTGGATGCCTATTTCGAGCTGGCACGGGAAGGCGAGAACGTCGAAGCCGATCTCGAGCGGGACATTACATCACTGAGCGGGTTTGTCGAGGCGATGGAGACTCGCACCATGCTCTCCAGCGAGACCGACCCGCTCAATGCGATCCTTACCGTCCATCCGGGCGCGGGAGGAACTGAATCGCAGGACTGGGCGGACATGCTGTTGCGGATGTATCTTCGCTGGGCCGAGCGCCAGGGTTTTAAAACCGAGATCAACGACTATCAGGATGGCGAAGAAGCCGGCATCAAATCGGCGACGATCACCATCACGGGTGAATTTGCCTTCGGACAGCTTTCCGGAGAGACGGGGATTCACCGGCTCGTTCGCATCTCCCCATTCGATCAGGCAAAACGGCGCCATACCTCATTTGCGTCGGTCTTTGTCTCGCCGGAGATCGATGACTCGATCGAAATCGACATTAAGCCTGACGACATCCGGATCGATACTTACCGTTCCGGGGGCAAGGGCGGCCAGCATGTGAATACGACCGACTCTGCGGTTCGTATCACCCATATTCCAACCAACATCGTGACGCAATGCCAGAATGAGCGCTCGCAACACAAGAATAAAGAGAAGGCGATGAAGATGTTGCGTTCGCGACTCTATGAATTTGAGCTGGAGAAGAAGCGCGAGATCAGCCGCAAGCTGGAAGACTCCAAGCTGGACATTAAATTCGGGTCGCAAATCCGCTCTTACGTTCTCCAGCCGTACCGGATCGCCAAGGACCATCGCACGAAAGTTGAATTTGGTGATGTCGACAGAGTTCTGGATGGATATCTGGAGCCCTTCATCCGCGGTTATCTGCTCATGCGGCGGGATGGCGGCCCCTCGGGCGTGGATGCATCTGACGATCTGGAGTAG
- a CDS encoding CoA-binding protein — protein MNEPETIREILENTKTIAVIGLSDKPERASYGVSKFMQQQGYRIVPVNPQATSVLGEPAYSTLEEAFTANDGQIDLVNVFRASMFVPEIVKDVMRLKIPRLWLQEGVCHEEAAGWAEHAGIKVVMDRCILKDRMAAGWR, from the coding sequence ATGAATGAACCGGAAACCATACGCGAGATTCTCGAAAATACCAAAACCATTGCCGTCATCGGACTCTCCGATAAGCCTGAGCGCGCCAGCTATGGAGTATCGAAATTTATGCAACAACAGGGTTATCGGATTGTACCCGTCAATCCTCAGGCGACCTCGGTGCTTGGCGAACCAGCCTACTCGACGCTGGAAGAGGCATTTACCGCAAATGACGGCCAGATCGACCTGGTGAATGTCTTTCGCGCATCGATGTTTGTGCCGGAGATTGTGAAAGACGTCATGCGCTTGAAGATACCGCGGCTGTGGCTGCAGGAAGGCGTCTGCCACGAAGAAGCGGCCGGCTGGGCTGAACATGCGGGAATCAAGGTGGTGATGGACCGCTGCATTCTGAAAGATCGCATGGCTGCCGGCTGGCGCTGA
- a CDS encoding endonuclease MutS2, with protein sequence MPFLNPIPSPVGDCSAATLEWPRFLELLAGYSHSLVGRQWAVALQPSTDVEWLRREHALVGEMRRLLAQHLSIALGSLFDPTTLLDKSRIEGAALEPEEIRDVLNLVDDVTAWQAVMETPPVALDGELPELTSLSAPLMDSDLRPLVQSLRSRMLPDGSLADNASPNLNRIRREIERQQRQIEQSLRQTMRRLSEGGGVQDELITIRGERFVIPIKTESKRRIPGVVHGASSSGQTVYIEPLETIEQNNELVRLYEEEQAEIHRIFLAMTRQIGLQSRVIGEGAAILTVVESLVIRGRFADDFQCIRPRFGDPAELLELRLVQARHPLLETRLRKAGGSIVPISIQLTSDERQLIISGPNTGGKTVGLKTTGLLGIMAQAGIPVPAEEAVFPLFHEFLADIGDSQSIEQNLSTFSAHIVNLNRIAGLAGPDSLVLLDELGSATDPEEGAALAVAIAEHFLHTRAWCLISTHHTSLKVYAANTPGVINAAVGFNEQTLAPTYELRQGVPGASAGINIAGRLGLNSEIIDSARSRLNTQTQDIGRFLDQLHAQLESITSERAALRIREQEVAREKNRLEVEGLKEWRTKVRDMEVKLQSLLKDFEYQMRETVRAVDDRAAQQKLSKDAERRIAKLRREFSEQFNSSVVAAHTGADRGDSHAQPHIVKHVAAGDSVKLKSLGKTAVVQRQVDDNIFEVAIGLMKMRVNREDIAEVVRNPQTSQPTMSPLQAARKRGVSISVAEPDENMNWELNVIGRNVDEATDEVQKFLDRAFLAGLPRVRIVHGTGMGILRKALRAYLQRHPQVATVSEPPHNEGGAGATVAELKL encoded by the coding sequence GTGCCCTTCTTGAATCCCATCCCGTCGCCGGTTGGCGATTGCAGCGCTGCCACTCTGGAGTGGCCACGCTTTCTTGAACTGCTGGCTGGTTATTCCCACTCCCTGGTAGGGCGCCAATGGGCAGTCGCTCTGCAGCCCTCCACCGATGTCGAGTGGCTGCGCCGCGAGCATGCGCTGGTGGGCGAGATGCGCCGGCTGCTGGCGCAGCACCTGTCGATCGCGCTTGGTTCCCTCTTCGATCCGACCACCCTCCTGGACAAATCGCGCATCGAGGGCGCAGCCCTGGAGCCGGAGGAGATTCGCGACGTACTGAACCTGGTGGACGATGTCACTGCCTGGCAGGCAGTCATGGAAACTCCACCGGTTGCGCTCGATGGAGAACTTCCGGAGTTGACCTCGCTGAGTGCTCCGTTGATGGACTCGGATTTGCGGCCACTGGTCCAGTCATTGCGTTCACGCATGCTGCCGGATGGCTCGCTGGCTGACAACGCTTCTCCTAACCTGAACCGCATTCGGCGAGAGATCGAGCGGCAACAGCGGCAGATTGAGCAGAGCCTCCGGCAGACGATGCGGCGGTTATCGGAGGGCGGCGGTGTTCAAGACGAGCTGATCACGATTCGCGGCGAACGCTTTGTCATCCCCATTAAGACCGAGTCGAAGCGGCGCATTCCCGGGGTCGTTCATGGGGCGAGCTCGAGCGGACAGACGGTATACATCGAGCCATTGGAAACGATTGAGCAGAATAATGAACTCGTTCGCCTGTACGAGGAGGAACAAGCCGAGATCCATCGTATCTTTCTGGCGATGACCCGGCAGATCGGCTTGCAATCTCGAGTGATCGGGGAAGGCGCTGCGATCCTGACGGTAGTGGAGTCGCTGGTGATTCGGGGGCGATTTGCGGACGATTTTCAGTGCATCCGCCCGCGCTTTGGCGACCCTGCCGAGCTGCTGGAGTTGCGACTGGTGCAGGCACGGCACCCCTTGCTTGAAACTCGATTGCGCAAAGCGGGTGGCAGCATCGTTCCCATCTCCATTCAGCTCACCAGCGACGAACGGCAGTTAATTATCAGTGGACCAAATACCGGCGGCAAGACGGTCGGGCTGAAGACGACGGGACTCCTAGGAATCATGGCGCAGGCCGGCATTCCAGTTCCTGCTGAAGAGGCGGTCTTCCCGCTCTTTCACGAGTTTCTTGCAGACATTGGCGATTCGCAGTCGATTGAGCAAAACCTCTCGACCTTCTCCGCCCATATTGTCAACTTGAACCGCATCGCCGGACTGGCGGGGCCTGATTCGCTGGTTCTGCTGGACGAACTCGGTTCGGCAACCGATCCTGAGGAGGGTGCGGCGCTGGCGGTCGCGATCGCCGAGCACTTTCTTCATACTCGTGCCTGGTGCCTGATTTCAACCCACCATACTTCGCTAAAGGTCTATGCCGCGAACACCCCGGGGGTGATCAATGCGGCGGTAGGGTTCAACGAACAGACATTGGCTCCGACCTATGAACTGCGCCAGGGGGTTCCGGGTGCTTCCGCCGGCATCAATATCGCTGGGCGGCTGGGATTGAATTCGGAGATCATCGACTCTGCCCGTTCGCGGCTGAACACCCAGACCCAGGACATCGGGCGCTTTCTGGATCAACTGCATGCCCAACTCGAGTCGATCACCAGCGAACGGGCAGCCCTGCGCATCCGCGAGCAGGAAGTTGCACGGGAAAAAAACCGGCTCGAGGTCGAAGGCCTGAAGGAATGGCGAACCAAGGTCCGCGACATGGAAGTCAAGCTACAGTCGCTGCTGAAAGACTTCGAGTACCAGATGCGGGAGACGGTGCGCGCGGTCGATGACCGGGCAGCGCAACAGAAACTTTCGAAGGATGCGGAGCGACGCATCGCCAAGCTGCGGCGCGAGTTCAGCGAACAGTTTAATTCTTCAGTGGTCGCCGCCCACACCGGTGCCGACCGCGGCGATTCCCATGCCCAGCCGCACATTGTGAAACACGTAGCCGCGGGTGATTCGGTCAAATTGAAGTCCCTGGGAAAGACCGCGGTCGTCCAGCGGCAGGTGGATGACAACATCTTCGAAGTAGCCATAGGACTGATGAAGATGCGGGTGAATCGCGAAGACATCGCCGAGGTGGTGCGCAATCCGCAGACCAGTCAGCCGACGATGTCGCCGCTGCAGGCTGCCCGCAAGCGCGGCGTTTCGATCTCGGTCGCCGAGCCGGACGAGAACATGAACTGGGAGTTGAACGTCATCGGCCGGAATGTGGACGAGGCCACCGACGAGGTTCAGAAGTTCCTCGACCGGGCATTCCTGGCGGGCTTGCCGCGGGTCCGCATCGTGCATGGGACGGGCATGGGGATCTTGCGTAAGGCGCTTCGCGCTTACCTGCAGAGACATCCCCAGGTGGCTACCGTCTCTGAGCCTCCGCACAACGAAGGCGGAGCAGGGGCCACCGTTGCAGAACTAAAGTTGTAG
- a CDS encoding AAA family ATPase, with protein MIKVITVEREYGSQGAAFAHRLSDALGWKLIDSCLIDEIAQQAGVAKASVRKCDEQLDPWYYRLGKAFWHGSIDRMPAPSENGIFDSERMNQLVREYLHKAADQGHCVIVGRGAACVLTNYPGAFHMYVYASKKRKLQWFQSQFPDRMHDAEREMEETDNRRAEYVQRFYDQDWQNHRLYHLMMNSCMGFDAMLKATMEATGLAASYASEAMTAR; from the coding sequence ATGATTAAGGTCATCACCGTTGAACGCGAATATGGAAGTCAGGGCGCCGCGTTCGCGCACCGTTTGTCGGACGCGCTGGGCTGGAAGCTCATCGACAGCTGCTTGATCGACGAGATTGCCCAACAAGCTGGAGTTGCCAAGGCTTCAGTCAGGAAATGCGACGAACAATTGGATCCCTGGTATTACCGGCTGGGCAAAGCATTCTGGCACGGCAGCATCGATCGAATGCCGGCGCCGTCGGAGAACGGCATCTTCGACAGCGAGCGAATGAACCAGCTGGTTCGCGAATATCTTCATAAGGCCGCCGATCAGGGTCACTGCGTGATCGTTGGACGAGGGGCGGCGTGTGTGCTGACGAACTATCCGGGCGCCTTCCATATGTATGTTTACGCCTCCAAGAAGCGCAAGCTACAGTGGTTTCAGAGCCAGTTTCCCGACCGGATGCACGACGCCGAGCGCGAAATGGAGGAGACCGATAATCGACGGGCTGAGTACGTACAGCGTTTCTACGACCAGGACTGGCAGAACCATCGGCTGTACCATTTAATGATGAATTCCTGCATGGGCTTCGACGCGATGTTGAAGGCGACGATGGAAGCCACCGGGCTAGCGGCCTCGTATGCCTCTGAAGCTATGACGGCGAGGTAG